One window of Suricata suricatta isolate VVHF042 chromosome 6, meerkat_22Aug2017_6uvM2_HiC, whole genome shotgun sequence genomic DNA carries:
- the SMIM23 gene encoding small integral membrane protein 23 isoform X1 gives MVIQQVGSRGREAAELLDGRRGSRCEDKKQTLLALLILVLYVGTGISGVMFVSVSGRSWEVSERIRECNYPQNPVASQGFEYQTHEPVEEPLKVIRTWLKENLHIFLEKLEKEVRELEQLVRDLEEWLDALLGEGCPEDPCSNFKSHL, from the exons ATGGTGATCCAACAAGTGGGCAGCAGGGGGCGAGAGGCAGCCGAGCTTCTTGACGGGAGAAGGGGCAGTCGCTGTGAGGACAAGAAACAG ACGCTGTTGGCATTGCTGATCTTGGTACTGTACGTGGGCACAGGAATATCAG GGGTGATGTTCGTGTCTGTCTCAGGAAGAAGTTGGGAGGTGTCAGAAAGGATCAGAGAATGTAACTACCCCCAGAATCCCGTGGCTTCCCAG GGATTTGAATaccaaacccatgaacccgtAGAAGAGCCACTAAAGGTCATCAGGACCTGGTTGAAGGAAAACTTGCATATTTTCTTGgagaagctagaaaaagaggTGCGAGAGCTGGAGCAGCTGGTCCGGGACCTGGAGGAGTGGCTAGATGCCCTTCTGGGAGAGGGGTGCCCGGAGGACCCCTGCTCCAACTTCAAGAGCCACTTGTGA
- the SMIM23 gene encoding small integral membrane protein 23 isoform X2 gives MVIQQVGSRGREAAELLDGRRGSRCEDKKQTLLALLILVLYVGTGISGRSWEVSERIRECNYPQNPVASQGFEYQTHEPVEEPLKVIRTWLKENLHIFLEKLEKEVRELEQLVRDLEEWLDALLGEGCPEDPCSNFKSHL, from the exons ATGGTGATCCAACAAGTGGGCAGCAGGGGGCGAGAGGCAGCCGAGCTTCTTGACGGGAGAAGGGGCAGTCGCTGTGAGGACAAGAAACAG ACGCTGTTGGCATTGCTGATCTTGGTACTGTACGTGGGCACAGGAATATCAG GAAGAAGTTGGGAGGTGTCAGAAAGGATCAGAGAATGTAACTACCCCCAGAATCCCGTGGCTTCCCAG GGATTTGAATaccaaacccatgaacccgtAGAAGAGCCACTAAAGGTCATCAGGACCTGGTTGAAGGAAAACTTGCATATTTTCTTGgagaagctagaaaaagaggTGCGAGAGCTGGAGCAGCTGGTCCGGGACCTGGAGGAGTGGCTAGATGCCCTTCTGGGAGAGGGGTGCCCGGAGGACCCCTGCTCCAACTTCAAGAGCCACTTGTGA